From the Salmo trutta chromosome 30, fSalTru1.1, whole genome shotgun sequence genome, one window contains:
- the LOC115168078 gene encoding lysine-specific demethylase 5C isoform X3 has translation MAMEGEDFVPPPECPVFEPSWEEFQDPLGYIAKIRPIAEKSGICKIRPPADWQPPFAVEVDSFRFTPRIQRLNELEAETRVKLNYLDRIAKFWEIQGSSLKIPNIERRILDLFSLSKVVIEEGGFDIVSKERRWARVAQKLGYPPGKNIGSLLRSHYERIVYPFEVFHTGASLPQTKPKLYDGEEVHREYKPHSIPLRQSVQPSKTSSYGRRANRLQPDGPEDSAPHPLSTGSQHISTSPDPTEEDIEKNPELKKLQIYGAGPKMMGLGLVPRNKSIPKKEELPQTLTVRAAAPAVQVKEQPGEVKEKGGDGSTTTTAPPPSDATIKSEVKKEEEKHEGGEVHDNGDQDSGENGDGPCTKMTMRLRRNLGNPQFVDSFVCRMCGRGDEDEKLLLCDGCDDNYHTFCLLPPLTEAPKGNWRCPKCVAEECKRPAEAFGFEQATREYTLQSFGEMADTFKADYFNMPVHMVPTELVEREFWRLVSSIEEDVTVEYGADIHSKDFGSGFPMNNGMKNLSQEEADYARSGWNLNVMPVLEQSLLCHINADISGMKVPWLYVGMVFSAFCWHIEDHWSYSINYLHWGEPKTWYGVPSVAAERLEEVMKKLTPELFEFQPDLLHQLVTIMNPNILMAHGVPVVRTNQCAGEFVITFPRAYHSGFNQGYNFAEAVNFCTADWLPAGRSCIEHYRRLRRYCVFSHEELTCKMAACPEKLDLNLAAATHREMFSIVQEERELRKGLLERGITEAEREAFELLPDDERQCDNCKTTCFLSALACSNCTERLVCLYHTQDLCNCPTDKLYLRYRYTLDELLAMLHRLKVRAESFDSWANRVKEALEQEEGNKTGVTDLEVLKAEAAEKKFPDNELLQRLNTALTDTQHCQHTSTELLNKTLTRRMTLAELKALVEKMENLPCVISQLEDVQAVLRTIEEFQTQAQALVSDRDWRRDAPPPEQLQALLEQGAGLPVDAPECELLKGMQEQSRWLGEVRRTLGPEGSEVTLVVLRNLMEAGCIVPQSVSVETAMAELQELLTIAERWEEKAQICLEQRQKHPLSTLEAIVNEAQLIPVKLPNILSLRGCLSRARAWVTDLEEIQNGEHYPCLDDLEGLVAIGRDLPVRMEELRQLELQVASAHSWRDKASKTFLKKSSQHSLLQVLCPCVEKRKARGEETGCLDDTDTNTLGLSAQDLRDPGAIVTAFKEGEHQEKGALLRLQQVNLSKPGVEKKAGKEVKTEQEDKENGGGRWGEDTMELDTALHSENCGKGNGDSNHTTTGSSTPPQSVCVCGRAPRPPLLRCHLCKDWFHGGCVPFPSLLLPSSAPPTNPLCWWDWDSRFLCPRCQRSRRPRLETILALLVALQRLPVRLPEGEALQCLTERAITWQGRAKEALDTPEIQGALERLQELKQNQPHREGEEEEEDGKKGNSESVIVLSDSEGGEGEGVIDLTEENSPKKTLKKEMNCGTQAGCENGISRYNVTGVGSLLPLVPSLKGPVIDLSLTTRTQLEELQLEGDLLEVSLDQTSTIHRVLQAASEPQRHTLQTLILIELQEQKGAGRGGRAKDKRKRKSQRGDTGAEGGPLSQDTSESKKTRPLNHTPSHIPIQARPEIL, from the exons AT GGCGATGGAGGGGGAAGACTTTGTGCCTCCTCCTGAGTGCCCAGTGTTCGAGCCGTCATGGGAGGAGTTTCAGGATCCCCTGGGCTACATTGCCAAGATCCGTCCAATTGCAGAGAAGTCTGGAATCTGCAAGATTCGTCCTCCTGCT GACTGGCAGCCACCCTTTGCTGTGGAGGTGGATAGCTTCCGCTTCACACCCCGTATACAGAGACTTAATGAGCTGGAG gcagaGACACGAGTCAAGCTAAACTACTTGGACCGGATTGCCAAGTTCTGGGAGATCCAGGGATCCTCTCTCAAGATCCCAAACATCGAGAGGCGCATCCTGGACCTCTTCAGCCTGTCCAAG GTTGtgatagaggagggagggtttgATATAGTCAGTAAGGAGAGGCGCTGGGCTCGCGTGGCCCAGAAGCTTGGCTACCCTCCAGGCAAGAACATTGGCTCCCTCCTGCGCTCACACTACGAGAGGATTGTCTACCCCTTTGAGGTGTTCCACACTGGTGCCAGCCTGCCG CAGACTAAGCCAAAGCTATATGATGGAGAGGAGGTGCATAGAGAATACAAGCCCCACTCCATCCCCCTACGCCAGTCTGTCCAGCCCTCCAAGACGAGCAGCTATGGACGCAGAGCCAATCGTCTCCAGCCAGAC GGTCCAGAGGATTctgccccccaccctctctccactggctcTCAACACATCTCTACATCg CCTGATCCCACAGAGGAGGACATAGAGAAGAACCCAGAGCTGAAGAAACTACAGATTTACGGTGCAGGGCCTAAGATGATGGGGCTAGGACTGGTGCCCAGGAATAAGAGCATTCCCAAGAAAG AAGAGCTGCCTCAGACTTTGACTGTCCGGGCTGCAGCTCCTGCTGTCCAGGTCAAGGAGCAGCCAGGGGAGGTCaaagagaaaggaggagatgGCAGCACAACCACAAcggctcctcctccctctgatgCCACAATAAAGAGTGAGgtgaagaaagaggaagagaaacaTGAAGGTGGAGAAGTTCATGACAACGGGGACCAAGACAGTGGTGAAAACGGTGACGGGCCCTGCACCAAGATGACCATGAGGCTGAGACGTAACCTCGGCAACCCTCAGTTT GTGGATTCGTTTGTGTGCCGGATGTGTGGCCGTGGCGACGAGGATGAGAAGCTCCTGCTGTGTGACGGTTGTGATGACAACTACCACACCTTCTGTCTGCTGCCCCCTCTCACTGAGGCCCCCAAGGGCAACTGGCGCTGCCCAAAATGCGTGGCCGAG GAGTGTAAGAGGCCAGCGGAGGCCTTTGGTTTTGAGCAGGCTACTAGAGAATACACCCTGCAGAGTTTTGGGGAGATGGCCGACACCTTCAAAGCAGACTACTTCAACATGCCTGTCCAT atggttcCGACAGAGCTGGTGGAGAGAGAGTTCTGGCGGTTGGTCAGTAGTATAGAGGAGGACGTGACAGTGGAGTATGGAGCAGACATCCACTCTAAAGATTTTGGCAGTGGATTCCCCATGAACAACGGCATGAAGAACCTCTCACAAGAGGAAGCG gaCTATGCCAGGAGCGGCTGGAACCTGAACGTGATGCCGGTTCTGGAGCAATCCCTGCTGTGCCACATCAACGCAGACATCTCTGGCATGAAGGTGCCCTGGCTTTACGTGGGCATGGTCTTCTCCGCTTTCTGCTGGCACATCGAAGACCACTGGAGCTACTCCATCAACTACCTGCACTG gggTGAGCCTAAGACGTGGTACGGAGTTCCCTCTGTAGCAGCAGAGCGGTTAGAGGAGGTGATGAAGAAGCTGACCCCAGAGCTGTTTGAGTTCCAGCCTGACCTCCTTCACCAGCTGGTCACTATTATGAACCCCAACATCCTCATGGCCCACGGGGTCCCG GTTGTGCGCACCAACCAATGTGCTGGCGAGTTTGTCATCACTTTCCCCAGAGCTTACCACAGCGGCTTCAATCAGGGATACAACTTTGCTGAAGCTGTCAACTTTTGCACTGCAGACTGG ctgccCGCAGGGCGCTCCTGTATCGAGCACTACCGTCGTCTGCGAAGGTACTGTGTTTTCTCCCACGAGGAGCTGACCTGTAAGATGGCCGCCTGCCCAGAAAAGCTAGACCTCAACCTGGCCGCTGCCACGCACAGAGAGATGTTCAGCATCGtccaggaggagagggagctacGCAAGGGCTTGCTGGAGAGG ggCATCACAGAGGCTGAGAGGGAGGCCTTTGAGCTGCTACCTGATGATGAGAGGCAGTGTGATAATTGCAAGACCACCTGCTTCCTGTCGGCCCTGGCCTGTTCAAACTGCACTGAACGCCTCGTCTGTCTCTACCACACTCAGGACCTCTGTAACTGCCCCACAGAcaaactctacctcag GTACAGGTACACACTGGATGAGCTGCTGGCCATGTTACACCGGCTCAAAGTGCGAGCCGAGTCGTTTGATTCCTGGGCCAACAGAGTGAAAGAGGCTCTGGAGCAGGAAGAGGGCAACAAGACAG GCGTCACGGATCTGGAGGTGCTGAAGGCAGAGGCAGCAGAGAAGAAGTTTCCTGACAACGAGCTGCTCCAGAGACTCAACACTGCCCTCACTGACACACAGCACTGTCAGCACACCAGCACTGAGCTCCTCAACAAGACActgaccag GAGGATGACCCTGGCTGAACTCAAGGCTCTAGTGGAGAAGATGGAGAACCTGCCCTGTGTGATAAGCCAGCTGGAGGACGTACAG GCGGTCCTGCGTACGATAGAGGAGTTCCAGACTCAGGCCCAGGCTCTAGTGAGCGACAGGGACTGGCGGCGAGACGCCCCTCCCCCAGAGCAGCTCCAGGCCCTGTTGGAGCAGGGGGCTGGCTTACCTGTCGATGCCCCTGAGTGTGAGCTCCTGAAGGGGATGCAGGAGCAGAGCCGCTGGCTAGGCGAGGTGCGCCGGACCCTGGGGCCCGAGGGGAGTGAGGTGACCCTGGTGGTCCTCAGGAACCTGATGGAGGCGGGCTGCATCGTGCCCCAGAGCGTCTCTGTGGAAACGGCCATGGCAGAGCTGCAGGAGCTGCTGACGATAGCAGAACGCTGGGAGGAGAAGGCCCAGATCTGTTTGGAGCAACG GCAGAAGCACCCTCTGTCCACCTTGGAGGCCATAGTGAACGAGGCCCAGCTCATCCCAGTCAAGCTGCCCAACATCCTGTCTCTCCGGGGCTGTCTGAGCCGGGCCAGGGCCTGGGTCACTGACCTGGAGGAGATCCAG aatGGGGAGCACTACCCGTGTCTGGATGACCTGGAGGGCCTGGTGGCGATAGGTAGAGACCTGCCAGTCAGGATGGAGGAGCTGAGGCAGCTGGAGCTGCAGGTAGCCAGCGCCCACTCCTGGAGAGACAAGGCCTCTAAGACCTTCCTGAAGAAGAGCAGCCAGCACAGCCTGCTACAG GTGTTGTGTCCGTGCGTGGAGAAGCGTAAAGCGAGGGGAGAGGAGACGGGTTGTTTAGATGACACTGATACCAACACTCTGGGGCTTTCTGCTCAGGACCTGAGAGACCCTGGAGCCATT GTGACGGCGTTTAAAGAAGGAGAGCACCAGGAGAAAGGGGCTCTGCTGAGGCTCCAGCAGGTCAACCTGTCTAAACCAGGTGTGGAGAAGAAAGCCGGGAAAGAGGTAAAGACTGAGCAGGAGGACAAGGAGAACGGAGgtgggaggtggggggaggaCACCATGGAGCTAGACACAGCCCTCCACTCTGAGAACTGTGGAAAGGGGAACGGGGACAGTAACCACACAACGACAGGCAGCAGCACTCCtcctcagtcagtgtgtgtgtgtggccgggCGCCTCGCCCCCCTCTGCTGCGCTGCCACCTGTGTAAAGACTGGTTCCACGGTGGGTGTGTCCCGTTCCCCTCCCTCCTGCTCCCctcctcagcaccccccaccAACCCCCTCTGCTGGTGGGACTGGGACTCACGCTTCCTGTGCCCCCGGTGCCAGCGCTCGCGGCGCCCGCGTCTGGAGACCATCCTGGCCCTGCTGGTGGCGCTCCAGAGGCTGCCTGTCCGTCTGCCAGAGGGAGAGGCTCTGCAGTGTCTCACAGAGAGGGCCATCACCTGGCAGGGGCGCGCCAAGGAGGCACTGGACACCCCTGAGATACAGGGGGCACTAGAGAGGCTGCAGGAGCTCAAACAGAACCAGCctcacagggagggagaggaggaggaggaggacgggaAGAAAGGGAACTCTGAGTCGGTGATAGTGCTGTCGGATtcggagggaggggagggagagggagtgatagaCCTCACAGAGGAGAACTCTCCCAAGAAGACCCTAAAGAAAGAGATGAACTGTGGCACGCAGGCTGGATGTGAAAACGGCATAAGCCGTTACAATGTAACAG GTGTGGGCTCTCTGCTGCCGCTGGTCCCGTCACTAAAAGGCCCAGTGATAGATCTGTCCCTGACCACCAGGACCCAGCTAGAGGAGTTACAGCTGGAGGGAGACCTGCTGGAGGTGTCTCTGGACCAGACCAGCACCATCCACAGGGTCCTCCAGGCTGCTTCAGAGCCACAGAGACATACACTCCAAACACTCATACTG ATTGAGCTCCAGGAGCAGAAAGGAGCGGGCCGTGGGGGGCGGGCCAAGgacaagaggaagaggaagagccaGAGGGGCGACACAGGGGCGGAGGGAGGACCCCTGTCCCAGGACACCTCAGAGTCCAAGAAGACCCGGCCCCTCAACCACACTCCCTCCCACATTCCCATCCAGGCACGCCCTGAG aTCTTATGA